In a genomic window of Flavobacterium crassostreae:
- a CDS encoding alpha-ketoglutarate-dependent dioxygenase AlkB family protein: MDLFQTQPDSEFNLLPQDGTVQYHGTIFTPKKANHYFELLLTTIDWKQDQAFIFGKQITTQRKVAWYADQPYQYTYSNTTKQALFWTPELLELKTLVETQTKQSYNSCLLNLYHNGNEGMGWHSDAEKALKKNGAIASLSFGAARKFAFKHKATKQTINIILENGSLLVMKNQTQTHWLHRLPPTKRSTKPRINLTFRTIVVSTPHLHP, encoded by the coding sequence ATGGACTTATTTCAAACCCAACCAGATTCCGAATTTAATTTACTCCCCCAAGATGGCACCGTCCAGTACCACGGCACCATATTTACACCCAAAAAAGCAAACCACTACTTCGAACTTTTGTTAACCACCATAGACTGGAAACAAGACCAAGCCTTTATTTTTGGCAAACAAATTACTACCCAACGCAAAGTAGCCTGGTATGCAGACCAGCCCTACCAATACACCTACTCCAATACCACCAAACAAGCCCTATTTTGGACTCCCGAATTACTGGAACTCAAAACCCTAGTAGAGACCCAAACCAAACAAAGCTACAACTCCTGCCTACTGAATTTGTACCACAATGGCAACGAAGGAATGGGTTGGCATAGTGACGCCGAAAAAGCCCTCAAAAAAAATGGAGCCATTGCCTCCTTAAGCTTTGGTGCAGCGCGCAAATTTGCCTTTAAGCACAAAGCCACTAAACAAACCATAAATATAATCCTAGAAAATGGTAGCCTACTAGTGATGAAAAACCAAACACAAACCCATTGGTTGCATCGGTTGCCTCCCACAAAACGTAGTACAAAACCCAGAATTAATCTCACCTTTAGAACCATTGTGGTCTCAACCCCGCATTTGCACCCCTAG
- a CDS encoding GNAT family N-acetyltransferase yields the protein MATIKTAVTDQEIQMCWEALYLLRPMLQPELFVAQIKNMQKEGYVLLYLFLDNKVVSIAGYRILTMLHSGKMLYIDDLSTLESARGNGHASLLLNHLLEVATKNHCKAIHLDSGPLRTKAHQLYLKEGFVVSAAHFSKAIV from the coding sequence ATGGCAACCATCAAAACAGCAGTTACAGATCAAGAAATCCAAATGTGTTGGGAAGCATTGTATTTATTAAGACCCATGTTGCAGCCAGAACTTTTTGTGGCGCAAATCAAAAACATGCAAAAAGAAGGCTATGTTCTTTTGTACCTATTTCTGGATAACAAAGTAGTATCTATAGCAGGATATCGGATACTAACTATGTTGCATTCAGGCAAAATGCTTTATATTGATGATTTATCCACATTAGAGTCTGCTAGAGGCAACGGCCACGCCAGCTTGCTTCTAAACCACCTTTTGGAGGTGGCAACTAAAAACCATTGCAAAGCCATCCATCTAGATAGCGGCCCTCTTAGAACAAAGGCCCACCAACTTTATTTAAAAGAAGGTTTTGTAGTTAGTGCAGCACATTTTAGCAAAGCAATAGTTTAA